The following proteins come from a genomic window of bacterium:
- a CDS encoding excinuclease ABC subunit UvrC: protein MRDESGRIIYIGKAAVLRKRIRSYFADSRKLDGKTLSLVGEVYSADYIVTGTEAEALILESRLIKQYMPKYNMLLKDDKSYPYIKVSVNDKLPGVEIAREKVRDSNLYFGPFTDVRLLRKTVKYLKTRFRLRSCNFTLPGAHEFKHCLYRKIGICDAPCIGMVSRGEYNKRVGKLCMVLRGKSARLLKIMYSEMKSASAALDYEKAAYVRDCINAVKTVIGSSGRYHELSFYPSFSEKENEDLKKILEIKRDVNVIEAFDASFSLGRHAVGSMVRFVKGLPDKKSYRRFIISDVNSKDDFSMIKEMVFRRYKRLLEEHKKLPDLIMVDGGKIQLDYAMRSLSSLRLNRIPVMALAKRFEEIYLPGRKFPVRIPGDSPVLKFFQRIRDEAHRCAIGYQRKISGKTMFSSLLRRIKGVGPVRQEKLLNYFKTLNGILKADPAEIADKLSISGKGAARIQKEITNLKSKLKT, encoded by the coding sequence ATGAGAGATGAATCCGGGAGGATTATCTATATCGGGAAAGCCGCTGTCCTGCGGAAAAGAATCAGGTCGTATTTTGCGGATTCCCGGAAACTTGATGGAAAGACCCTGTCTCTTGTAGGCGAAGTTTACAGCGCGGACTATATAGTTACAGGCACCGAAGCGGAAGCTTTGATCCTTGAAAGCAGATTAATCAAACAATATATGCCGAAATACAACATGCTTCTGAAGGATGATAAAAGTTATCCGTATATAAAGGTAAGCGTGAATGATAAATTGCCCGGAGTGGAAATCGCAAGAGAAAAGGTAAGGGATTCAAATTTATATTTCGGGCCTTTTACGGATGTAAGGCTTCTGAGAAAAACCGTAAAATATCTCAAAACCAGGTTCAGGTTGAGAAGTTGTAATTTTACATTGCCGGGCGCGCATGAATTTAAACATTGCTTATACCGGAAAATAGGTATTTGTGACGCCCCATGTATAGGGATGGTTTCCCGCGGGGAATATAATAAAAGGGTCGGGAAGCTGTGTATGGTCCTCCGGGGAAAAAGCGCCCGGCTTCTGAAGATTATGTATTCGGAAATGAAATCGGCGTCGGCCGCGCTTGATTATGAAAAGGCGGCATATGTCAGGGATTGTATAAATGCGGTGAAAACGGTCATAGGGTCCTCCGGAAGATATCATGAACTCAGTTTTTACCCGTCTTTTTCCGAAAAGGAGAATGAAGACCTGAAAAAGATACTGGAGATAAAACGGGATGTCAATGTGATTGAAGCTTTCGATGCTTCTTTTTCCCTGGGCAGGCATGCTGTCGGTTCCATGGTCAGGTTTGTGAAAGGCCTCCCGGATAAAAAGAGCTACAGGAGATTTATCATAAGCGATGTTAATTCAAAAGATGATTTCTCCATGATAAAGGAGATGGTCTTCAGGCGTTATAAAAGATTGCTTGAAGAACACAAGAAACTGCCTGACCTTATTATGGTTGATGGCGGTAAAATACAGCTTGATTATGCAATGCGGAGTCTCAGCTCCCTGCGGTTGAATCGCATACCCGTGATGGCGCTTGCAAAGAGATTTGAAGAAATATATCTGCCGGGCCGTAAATTCCCCGTCAGGATTCCCGGAGACAGCCCGGTATTAAAGTTCTTCCAGAGGATAAGGGATGAAGCCCACAGGTGCGCTATCGGTTATCAAAGAAAAATAAGCGGCAAAACGATGTTCAGTTCACTGCTCCGGAGGATAAAAGGAGTGGGCCCGGTGAGACAGGAAAAGCTTCTGAATTATTTTAAGACCCTGAACGGCATCCTGAAGGCCGATCCCGCGGAAATTGCGGATAAACTTTCAATAAGCGGGAAAGGCGCGGCGCGGATACAGAAGGAAATTACGAATTTAAAATCAAAACTCAAAACTTAA
- the lnt gene encoding apolipoprotein N-acyltransferase, with amino-acid sequence MKFKVFYSPVILAALAALSGTIIYTAYYPVRHRFAIVAGLALLFFVIKAASLSKYVFFYGLIAGIFYFTPLLWFVKFVSLPAACVLIFYQACFIGVFSILAKKISERYKLYGIFFYPFLWVSVEYIRSSGNMGFPWMLAGNVFDAGAGFSWLAACGGVCLISFYLALLACIAVFVFEKKARLSLRFIVIAGAIISFLLLYRELPDSRDNKFSGDYIKIALIQPSIPQNTKWDRNSKDYILERYRDLTVNAALRFPELIIWPESSLPGIIPDNEEIEEFIQSVSSQINTALLIGIQTSRYENGEKRYFNSAVLYSEKGEKIQTYDKRQLVPFGEYVPLSKVFYFLKNLSPIGEGFSRGLSHSIFDLQDASSRVNGPCKFGVTICYEDLFPSISRDYVSKGAAFIVNITNDAWYGYTSAPFLHALSSSMRCIENDVPMLRCANTGLTCFIDRSGIITRVAGSSKGVLFQPDILFVELKMDEITKNSRTFYNKTGDLVAYASFVVLISLMTKTKIHNLLGRSI; translated from the coding sequence ATGAAGTTCAAAGTTTTTTACTCTCCCGTTATTTTAGCCGCATTAGCGGCTCTTTCGGGAACAATTATCTATACGGCTTATTATCCTGTCAGGCACCGCTTTGCCATAGTGGCGGGTCTGGCCCTGCTTTTTTTTGTTATAAAAGCGGCGTCATTATCGAAATATGTTTTTTTCTACGGGCTTATCGCAGGCATTTTTTACTTCACGCCTTTGCTGTGGTTTGTAAAATTCGTTTCCCTGCCCGCGGCCTGCGTCTTAATTTTTTATCAGGCCTGCTTTATCGGGGTTTTCAGTATATTGGCAAAAAAAATCTCGGAACGGTATAAGTTATACGGAATATTTTTTTATCCTTTTTTATGGGTGTCTGTTGAATACATAAGAAGTTCCGGCAATATGGGATTCCCGTGGATGCTGGCAGGGAATGTTTTTGACGCCGGGGCGGGTTTTTCATGGCTGGCGGCATGCGGAGGCGTCTGCCTCATATCTTTTTATCTTGCGCTGTTGGCATGCATAGCGGTTTTTGTTTTCGAAAAGAAGGCAAGATTGTCATTGAGGTTTATAGTTATTGCGGGCGCGATAATCTCGTTTCTTTTATTGTATCGCGAACTTCCGGATAGCAGGGATAATAAATTCTCCGGAGACTATATAAAAATAGCTTTAATCCAACCCTCGATACCTCAGAACACAAAATGGGACAGGAATTCCAAAGATTACATTCTCGAAAGATACAGGGACCTGACTGTTAACGCGGCATTGAGATTCCCCGAGCTGATAATATGGCCGGAATCATCTTTGCCTGGAATAATACCCGATAATGAAGAAATAGAGGAATTTATTCAGTCTGTATCTTCGCAGATAAACACCGCATTACTTATAGGCATCCAGACTTCGCGATACGAGAACGGGGAAAAAAGATATTTCAATTCGGCTGTCCTGTATTCAGAAAAAGGGGAAAAAATCCAGACTTACGATAAGCGCCAGCTGGTGCCCTTCGGGGAATATGTGCCGTTATCAAAAGTATTTTATTTTTTGAAAAACTTATCTCCCATAGGCGAAGGATTCAGCAGGGGTCTGTCACACAGTATTTTTGATTTACAGGATGCGTCAAGCAGGGTAAACGGTCCATGCAAATTCGGCGTCACCATCTGTTATGAAGATTTATTCCCGTCTATAAGCAGAGACTATGTGTCTAAAGGCGCTGCTTTTATCGTAAATATCACAAATGATGCCTGGTACGGATACACGTCGGCCCCGTTCCTGCATGCGCTTTCCTCTTCGATGAGGTGTATCGAAAATGATGTGCCCATGCTTAGATGTGCAAATACAGGTCTCACCTGTTTTATAGACAGGTCGGGTATAATAACAAGGGTAGCCGGAAGTTCAAAGGGAGTGCTTTTTCAGCCGGATATCTTGTTTGTAGAACTTAAAATGGATGAAATAACCAAAAACAGCAGAACTTTTTATAATAAGACCGGCGACCTTGTCGCCTATGCGTCTTTTGTTGTTTTAATATCTTTGATGACAAAAACAAAAATTCATAACTTATTGGGAAGGAGTATATAA
- a CDS encoding YebC/PmpR family DNA-binding transcriptional regulator has translation MSGHSKWNSIKHKKAAIDAKRGKVFSRISKELTVAAKVGGGDPVMNPRLRTVLLAAKEANMPQDNIEKAIKKGTGELPGVSYEETVYECYGPGGVAIMVDALTDNKNRTTSEIRSILSKKNGSMAGAGAVAWMFNKKAYFGVKAEKKEEENIMEQVIDAGVDDIAFDEENNIFEITAPPENFEKLRKLLETCKYDVETSSLTFLPSSYIKVQGSEAQSVLSLIDALEDHDDVQNVYSNFDISSEEIEKFENG, from the coding sequence ATGAGCGGTCATTCAAAGTGGAACAGCATAAAACATAAAAAAGCTGCGATAGACGCCAAGAGAGGGAAAGTTTTCAGCAGGATAAGCAAAGAACTTACGGTTGCCGCAAAGGTGGGAGGAGGCGACCCTGTTATGAACCCCCGGCTGAGGACGGTGCTGCTTGCGGCGAAAGAGGCCAATATGCCTCAGGACAATATTGAAAAGGCGATAAAAAAAGGGACGGGAGAACTGCCGGGCGTGTCATATGAGGAAACTGTTTATGAATGCTATGGCCCCGGCGGTGTAGCAATTATGGTGGACGCGCTTACCGATAATAAGAACAGGACGACTTCGGAAATAAGGTCGATATTATCTAAAAAAAACGGAAGTATGGCCGGGGCCGGCGCTGTTGCGTGGATGTTTAACAAAAAGGCTTATTTCGGCGTAAAAGCGGAAAAAAAAGAAGAAGAGAATATCATGGAGCAGGTGATAGACGCGGGTGTTGACGATATTGCCTTTGATGAAGAGAATAATATATTTGAAATAACCGCTCCCCCTGAAAATTTTGAAAAGTTGAGAAAGTTACTGGAAACCTGCAAATATGACGTTGAGACCTCAAGCCTCACTTTTCTGCCGTCCTCGTATATAAAGGTGCAGGGATCGGAAGCTCAATCGGTTTTATCTCTGATAGATGCGCTGGAAGATCATGATGATGTCCAGAATGTCTATTCTAATTTTGACATATCCTCCGAGGAAATAGAAAAATTTGAAAACGGTTAA
- the prfB gene encoding peptide chain release factor 2 (programmed frameshift), with protein MQSELNQRFNNVKNRVLQMRGYFDVDNKKIKLGDFESKMAESDFWLDQPNAKRVLREIKELKNIIEPLERAEKDLKDLEGFIELYSGDESLSEDLNRSLRELESCVDRLEFAGLLSLPDDSKNAIITIHSGAGGTEACDWAEMLYRMYSRWCEHKGFKLETLDFQPGDEAGIKSITLIASGMYAYGFLKVESGVHRLVRISPFDANKRRHTSFASIDVIPEVDDDIEVDINPDELRIDTYRASGAGGQHVNKTDSAVRITHIPTGIAVQCQEDRSQHKNKANAMKILKSRLYEKYLSEKEEELSRRRGEKKKIEWGSQIRSYVFHPYSLVKDHRTGVETSNTGAVMDGEIDRFIDAGLKWIVS; from the exons ATGCAATCAGAGTTAAATCAAAGATTTAATAATGTAAAAAACCGTGTTCTTCAAATGAGAGGTTAT TTTGACGTCGATAACAAGAAAATAAAGCTCGGGGACTTCGAATCAAAGATGGCGGAATCTGATTTTTGGCTGGATCAGCCGAATGCAAAGAGGGTTTTAAGGGAGATAAAAGAATTAAAGAATATTATAGAGCCGCTGGAAAGGGCTGAAAAGGATTTAAAGGATTTAGAAGGGTTTATTGAACTGTATTCCGGGGACGAATCGTTAAGTGAAGATTTGAACAGGTCTCTGCGGGAGCTTGAATCATGTGTCGATAGGCTGGAATTTGCGGGATTGTTGAGCCTTCCGGACGATTCTAAAAATGCGATTATTACAATACATTCGGGCGCCGGAGGCACTGAGGCGTGTGATTGGGCGGAAATGTTGTACAGGATGTACTCAAGATGGTGTGAACACAAGGGCTTTAAACTTGAGACACTGGATTTTCAGCCCGGTGATGAAGCCGGCATAAAAAGCATAACACTGATCGCCTCGGGCATGTACGCCTATGGTTTTCTTAAAGTGGAGTCCGGAGTTCACCGCCTTGTGAGGATTTCACCTTTTGATGCGAATAAAAGAAGGCATACCTCATTTGCTTCCATTGATGTGATTCCTGAAGTCGACGATGATATAGAAGTAGACATCAATCCCGACGAACTTCGCATTGACACATACAGGGCTTCGGGAGCAGGGGGGCAACATGTCAACAAAACCGATTCGGCCGTCAGGATCACGCATATCCCCACGGGCATAGCGGTCCAGTGCCAGGAAGACAGGTCACAGCATAAGAACAAGGCAAATGCCATGAAAATATTAAAGTCAAGGCTGTATGAAAAATATTTATCAGAAAAAGAGGAGGAGCTGTCCCGGAGAAGAGGAGAAAAGAAAAAAATTGAGTGGGGAAGCCAGATCAGGTCATATGTTTTTCACCCGTATTCGCTGGTCAAAGATCACAGGACCGGCGTAGAGACTTCAAATACAGGCGCTGTAATGGATGGCGAGATAGACCGTTTTATTGACGCCGGGCTGAAGTGGATCGTTTCTTAG
- the fusA gene encoding elongation factor G: MEKFGIADTRNFVVLGHGTCGKTTLVDSMMHKSGENSRFGRVDNGSSISDYTEEEKERKISIFAAPLHLTWKNRSIFLIDTPGYADFFGEVTASVRVADSAVIVVDSSTGIGVGTHRTWDETEKYGMGKLIYISRLDKEHTDFSKTYNEIVKTFGKKCVPVIVPVIKEGGISAVVNIISGGKPDLPEGPLKGNAAQYRENLIEAVAESDDALLEKYLEHGGISDEELKSALKKAIVKGMVVPVLSGSADKEIGTEEILDFIVEYFPSPADLKPAKISEKEILPEAQARLSAFIFKTITDPYVGQLTYFRVYSGTLKADSEALNAANGGKERIAHIYIIKGKEQISVSEAGPGDIMAVSKLKNTHVNNTLSDFTGKVNLPPIIFPKPLVSYAVYAKAKGDEEKIGAGLHKIAEEDPTLKIERNQDTKELIISGMGDLHIEIAMARVKHKFNVEATLSVPKVAYKETIKKSAEGHEKYKKQSGGKGQYGEVYLKIEPRERAKGFEFVDEIVGGSIPRNYLPAIEKGIRESMVEGILAGYPIVDFCARCYDGSYHEVDSSEMAFKIAGSKAFKDAFLKARPVLLEPIMNIEVVIPSDYMGDITGDLNAKRGRIVGMEPAGILQKVKAQVPQSEIFRYSTELRSMTGGRGTFTIDFSHYEEVPAHISQKVIDESKKPDGEK; this comes from the coding sequence ATGGAGAAATTTGGAATTGCTGATACGAGAAACTTTGTGGTTTTGGGGCATGGCACATGCGGTAAAACAACACTGGTTGACTCAATGATGCATAAGTCGGGGGAAAATTCCAGATTTGGCAGGGTTGACAACGGTTCTTCCATATCGGATTATACGGAAGAAGAAAAAGAGAGAAAAATAAGCATATTCGCGGCGCCTCTTCACCTGACATGGAAAAACCGCAGCATTTTCCTTATAGACACTCCCGGCTACGCGGATTTTTTCGGAGAAGTAACGGCATCTGTAAGGGTAGCCGATTCGGCTGTGATTGTGGTCGATTCTTCAACCGGAATCGGAGTCGGCACTCATAGAACCTGGGATGAGACGGAAAAATACGGAATGGGGAAACTCATATACATTTCGAGGCTGGATAAAGAACATACCGATTTTTCAAAGACCTATAACGAGATAGTGAAAACATTTGGAAAAAAATGTGTTCCGGTTATAGTCCCTGTGATCAAAGAAGGCGGAATAAGCGCCGTAGTAAATATCATAAGCGGCGGCAAGCCGGATTTACCGGAAGGTCCGCTTAAAGGAAATGCGGCGCAGTACAGGGAAAATCTGATAGAGGCGGTCGCGGAAAGCGATGACGCGCTTCTGGAGAAGTATCTGGAACACGGCGGGATATCGGATGAAGAACTTAAATCAGCCTTGAAGAAAGCTATAGTGAAAGGGATGGTTGTTCCCGTGCTTTCCGGCAGCGCCGACAAGGAGATAGGAACGGAAGAAATCCTTGATTTTATTGTCGAATATTTCCCCTCGCCCGCTGATTTAAAGCCGGCAAAAATTTCAGAAAAAGAAATTCTGCCCGAAGCCCAGGCCCGTTTAAGCGCTTTTATTTTCAAGACCATAACAGATCCTTATGTCGGTCAACTTACTTATTTCAGAGTTTATTCGGGCACTTTAAAGGCTGATTCGGAAGCCCTTAACGCCGCAAACGGGGGGAAAGAAAGAATCGCGCATATATATATAATCAAAGGCAAAGAGCAGATTTCGGTATCTGAAGCCGGGCCCGGCGATATTATGGCGGTGTCAAAATTAAAGAACACGCATGTAAACAACACATTATCTGATTTTACCGGTAAGGTGAACCTTCCCCCGATTATTTTTCCCAAACCGCTGGTTTCATATGCGGTTTATGCCAAAGCGAAAGGGGATGAAGAAAAAATCGGAGCCGGCCTGCATAAGATCGCGGAAGAAGACCCTACTTTAAAGATTGAGAGGAATCAGGATACCAAGGAACTGATAATATCCGGCATGGGAGATCTGCATATTGAAATTGCCATGGCCCGCGTGAAACATAAATTTAATGTGGAAGCAACTCTTTCCGTTCCCAAAGTAGCGTATAAGGAGACCATTAAAAAGTCCGCGGAAGGACATGAAAAATATAAGAAGCAATCCGGAGGCAAAGGACAATACGGCGAAGTCTATCTCAAAATCGAACCCCGTGAAAGAGCTAAGGGCTTTGAATTTGTTGACGAGATTGTCGGAGGTTCTATTCCCAGGAATTATCTTCCGGCTATTGAAAAAGGCATAAGGGAGTCTATGGTCGAAGGTATTTTAGCCGGTTATCCTATTGTGGATTTCTGCGCCAGATGTTATGACGGTTCATACCATGAAGTGGACTCATCTGAAATGGCGTTTAAAATTGCCGGTTCAAAGGCTTTTAAGGATGCTTTTCTGAAGGCCAGGCCGGTTTTGCTTGAGCCGATTATGAATATCGAAGTGGTTATCCCCAGCGATTATATGGGGGATATTACCGGAGATTTAAATGCAAAGAGAGGGCGTATTGTCGGAATGGAACCGGCGGGCATACTTCAAAAAGTCAAAGCGCAGGTCCCTCAATCAGAGATTTTCAGATATTCCACGGAACTAAGGTCTATGACAGGCGGCAGAGGGACTTTTACGATAGATTTTTCCCATTACGAGGAAGTCCCCGCGCATATTTCGCAGAAAGTGATTGATGAGAGCAAAAAGCCGGACGGGGAAAAATAG
- the secA gene encoding preprotein translocase subunit SecA: MFSLILHKIFGSKNIRDLKKLSPVIDEINRCDKEYQSLSDDEIRAKTADFRERIKKEIEDNNLQPKIGELKDRLSSTFDQKDKKELKSRINGIYRSVLDPILPEAYAAVKNVCRRLLGRKFNVCGHEIEWDMVPFDVQLLGAIVLHQGKIAEMATGEGKTLVATMPLYLNALFGKNVHLVTVNDYLARRDSEWMGKIYEFLGLTVGCIQNGMTPDEKKVQYQRDITYGTNSEFGFDYLRDNGLATSADDIVQRGYFFAIIDEVDSILVDEARTPLIISGPSSVSTHKYDSLRPKVEQLYQTQSMLCNRLMKEVKDSMAAGETDLMNTGLKLFKVSRGSPKNRQFLKMMEKAEIRKLLERTDLELRSDLKKEAEIRVLEDLFFNIDEKGHDIKLTEKGRLELSAGGEDEYIIPDIITKCQEIDEDSSMDEKTKAGLKAKIERHYEEISEKIHNINQLLRAYSLFEKDVDYIVMDNKVVIVDEFTGRMMPGRRFSDGLHQALEAKEKVKIERETQTYATITIQNYFRLYDKLAGMTGTAETEAEEFNHIYGLDVTVVPTNKPCARKDDNDVIYRTKREKYAAIIEEIARLNKEENRPVLVGTISVEVSELLSRMLKRRNVPHEVLNAKYHQKEAEIIKRAGMPGAVTIATNMAGRGTDIKLGKGIAEKGGLAVLGTERHESRRIDRQLRGRCARQGDPGSSQFFASLEDDLMRLFGSDRISSILQKMGMEEGQELAHPLLNRSIENAQRRVEQRNFDIRKHTLEFDDVLNKQREVIYENRMQILFSQDPEKYYLSIVYDLIREKTAEYCQLYNELSEPSPYEFIRWVNNILPVNLEAQPIMGAGNDPDAIADIIDDRVKRVLELKKEIEGEKEVSVLIKFVMLNTIDNMWKSHLYNMDDLRHGIHMRAYAATGENFVLGEYSKEAYAMFSEMMANINQRIAASLFRTTMQPGKMDEFIKNLPRSYKHEEIKSFNLNPPSSGNESSEPAGASGNPNIMNKAATVRREGIKVGRNDPCPCGSGKKYKKCCGANSL, encoded by the coding sequence ATGTTTTCGCTTATATTACATAAGATATTCGGTTCGAAAAATATAAGGGATTTGAAAAAACTATCTCCTGTAATAGACGAAATAAACAGGTGCGATAAGGAATATCAGTCTCTTTCCGATGATGAAATCCGCGCAAAAACCGCCGATTTCAGGGAGAGGATTAAAAAAGAGATAGAGGATAACAACCTGCAGCCGAAAATCGGCGAATTAAAAGACAGGTTGTCATCGACTTTCGACCAGAAAGACAAAAAAGAACTTAAGTCCAGGATCAACGGCATTTACAGGTCTGTTTTAGACCCTATCCTTCCTGAAGCTTATGCGGCTGTGAAAAATGTATGCCGCCGGCTTTTAGGCAGAAAATTCAATGTCTGCGGCCATGAAATAGAGTGGGATATGGTTCCCTTTGACGTTCAGCTTCTCGGCGCTATTGTCCTTCATCAGGGTAAAATAGCGGAGATGGCTACGGGTGAGGGTAAAACCCTGGTTGCTACAATGCCTTTATATCTAAATGCGCTTTTCGGAAAAAATGTGCATCTGGTTACCGTAAATGATTATCTTGCCCGGCGCGACAGCGAATGGATGGGGAAAATATATGAGTTTCTCGGTTTAACCGTCGGCTGTATCCAGAACGGCATGACTCCCGATGAAAAAAAGGTGCAGTATCAGCGTGACATAACTTACGGCACAAACAGTGAATTCGGATTTGATTATTTGCGGGATAACGGATTGGCGACATCCGCCGATGATATTGTGCAGAGAGGATATTTTTTTGCGATTATCGACGAAGTGGACAGCATACTTGTAGATGAAGCGCGAACACCCCTGATTATTTCCGGCCCTTCCAGTGTCTCGACTCATAAATATGACAGCCTGCGTCCGAAAGTTGAACAGCTGTATCAAACCCAATCCATGTTATGTAACAGGCTTATGAAAGAGGTAAAAGATTCCATGGCGGCGGGTGAAACGGATTTAATGAATACGGGTTTAAAGTTATTCAAAGTAAGCAGAGGGTCTCCCAAGAACAGGCAGTTTTTAAAAATGATGGAAAAAGCGGAAATAAGAAAACTTCTTGAAAGAACCGATCTGGAGTTAAGGTCGGATTTGAAAAAAGAAGCCGAGATAAGGGTTTTGGAAGATTTGTTTTTTAACATTGATGAAAAAGGGCATGATATAAAATTAACCGAAAAAGGGCGTTTGGAGTTAAGCGCCGGAGGGGAGGATGAATATATAATCCCCGATATAATCACTAAATGCCAGGAGATAGACGAAGACAGTTCCATGGACGAGAAAACGAAAGCCGGGCTTAAAGCAAAGATAGAAAGGCATTACGAAGAAATATCCGAGAAAATCCATAATATAAACCAGTTGCTGCGGGCATATTCCTTATTTGAAAAAGATGTTGATTATATAGTTATGGACAACAAGGTCGTCATTGTCGATGAATTTACGGGAAGGATGATGCCCGGAAGAAGGTTCAGCGACGGTCTTCATCAGGCCCTGGAAGCAAAAGAAAAAGTCAAGATTGAAAGAGAGACCCAGACTTACGCGACTATAACAATACAGAATTATTTCAGATTATACGATAAACTCGCGGGAATGACGGGAACTGCCGAAACCGAAGCTGAAGAATTCAACCATATATACGGGCTTGATGTAACAGTGGTGCCCACCAACAAGCCGTGCGCGCGCAAAGACGATAATGATGTTATATACAGGACAAAGAGAGAGAAATACGCCGCGATAATCGAGGAAATAGCCAGGTTAAACAAGGAAGAAAACAGGCCTGTCCTTGTCGGGACAATCTCCGTTGAGGTATCGGAGCTTTTAAGCAGGATGCTGAAAAGAAGGAACGTGCCCCATGAAGTTTTGAACGCGAAATACCATCAGAAAGAGGCGGAGATAATAAAGCGCGCCGGTATGCCGGGCGCCGTGACCATAGCAACCAACATGGCGGGAAGGGGAACCGATATTAAACTCGGTAAAGGCATAGCGGAAAAAGGCGGCCTTGCTGTGTTAGGCACGGAGAGGCATGAATCAAGAAGGATCGACCGTCAGCTTAGAGGCAGGTGCGCGAGGCAGGGGGATCCGGGCAGTTCGCAATTTTTTGCTTCGCTGGAGGATGACCTGATGCGACTGTTCGGTTCCGACAGGATATCATCCATCCTTCAAAAGATGGGAATGGAAGAAGGACAGGAGTTGGCGCATCCTCTCCTTAACAGGTCCATAGAAAATGCGCAGAGAAGAGTTGAACAGCGGAATTTCGACATAAGAAAGCATACCCTTGAGTTTGACGATGTGCTGAATAAGCAGAGAGAAGTTATTTATGAGAACAGGATGCAGATATTGTTTTCTCAGGACCCCGAAAAATATTATTTGAGTATTGTTTATGATTTAATCAGGGAAAAAACCGCCGAGTACTGCCAGTTGTATAACGAATTGTCCGAACCCAGCCCTTATGAGTTTATAAGATGGGTAAATAATATATTGCCCGTTAACCTTGAAGCGCAGCCCATAATGGGCGCGGGAAATGATCCGGATGCCATAGCGGATATTATAGATGACAGGGTAAAAAGGGTCCTTGAACTGAAGAAAGAAATCGAGGGAGAGAAAGAAGTCTCCGTTTTAATCAAATTTGTCATGCTCAATACCATAGATAATATGTGGAAATCGCATTTGTATAATATGGATGATCTGAGGCACGGCATACACATGCGCGCGTATGCGGCGACCGGCGAGAATTTTGTTCTCGGGGAATACAGCAAAGAAGCCTATGCCATGTTCTCGGAAATGATGGCTAACATTAACCAGCGGATAGCCGCTTCTTTATTCAGAACCACCATGCAGCCGGGAAAAATGGATGAATTCATAAAAAACCTTCCCAGGTCCTATAAGCATGAAGAAATAAAATCCTTTAATCTGAATCCCCCTTCCTCCGGAAATGAATCTTCCGAACCGGCCGGCGCTTCGGGGAATCCTAATATTATGAATAAAGCGGCTACCGTGAGGAGGGAAGGTATCAAAGTCGGAAGAAATGACCCCTGCCCCTGTGGAAGCGGTAAAAAATACAAGAAATGCTGCGGAGCTAATTCCCTGTAA
- the ruvC gene encoding crossover junction endodeoxyribonuclease RuvC, producing MRVMGIDPGTVLTGFGIIDFQGNKFKPVFYDFIRTKSASKLSLRYLQIFNRLEEIIKDYKPDSIAIEGQFVFKNVSSALKLGQAKGIVVLCSAKHDIPIYEYQPKDIKQSVTGRGIAGKEQVAVMVRLILGLKAVPKSRDITDALAIAICHCNNISNRVNMSKRI from the coding sequence ATGCGTGTAATGGGCATAGATCCCGGAACCGTATTAACAGGTTTTGGAATAATTGATTTTCAGGGCAATAAATTTAAACCTGTGTTCTACGATTTTATCAGGACTAAAAGCGCATCAAAACTTTCTCTTAGATACCTGCAGATTTTCAACAGGCTGGAAGAAATCATAAAAGATTATAAGCCTGATTCTATAGCGATCGAAGGGCAGTTTGTGTTTAAAAATGTTTCTTCCGCTTTAAAACTCGGACAGGCAAAGGGCATAGTTGTGCTCTGTTCGGCAAAACACGATATCCCGATATATGAATATCAGCCGAAAGATATTAAGCAGTCGGTGACCGGAAGGGGTATTGCCGGCAAAGAGCAGGTTGCCGTAATGGTAAGGCTTATTCTGGGATTGAAGGCGGTTCCCAAGTCCCGTGATATTACGGATGCGCTTGCGATTGCCATATGCCATTGCAACAATATTTCCAATCGCGTTAACATGAGCAAAAGGATATAA